From Lolium perenne isolate Kyuss_39 chromosome 5, Kyuss_2.0, whole genome shotgun sequence, a single genomic window includes:
- the LOC127301627 gene encoding uncharacterized protein yields the protein MERGSVSICLVITLLAFYFLVPSNAIPLSRVQRLVPLQHAGEVPWAEESTPKPKIDTGRVIPEDGAEVISARMALETQDYAPSGPNNHHKPPGWN from the exons ATGGAGAGAGGCTCAGTATCAATCTGTCTAGTTATCACCTTGTTGGCATTCTACTTCTTGGTTCCCTCTAATGCTATACCTCTCTCAA GAGTGCAGAGGCTGGTTCCCTTGCAGCATGCCGGTGAGGTGCCATGGGCTGAAGAAAGCACTCCAAAGCCAAAG ATAGATACGGGTCGAGTGATCCCAGAGGATGGCGCGGAGGTTATCAGTGCGAGGATGGCGCTGGAAACGCAGGACTACGCGCCATCGGGCCCGAACAACCACCACAAGCCACCGGGTTGGAACTGA